One Panicum virgatum strain AP13 chromosome 9K, P.virgatum_v5, whole genome shotgun sequence genomic region harbors:
- the LOC120647721 gene encoding uncharacterized protein LOC120647721: MSPWASSLPGDLIRLVASRLLAGDLLDYVRFRAVCAPWRSSTASPRGRGVVEPRFHPRRWALLPEGHGLYPGHPKLHGYVRFFNLDTGAFVRVFIPLFDDHCVLDSYQGLLVLQRDSDTAIRLLHPFTGDLVDLPPLSTLLPQMHQDLRGLPARRKLPYLRYVSTAATFADGAVTVLLAFCDLHRVAVATSHDHQWTKSTWYYEINHPPFSHQGKFYGVHRLGADRSSPKIFQIDTPLPGQVLQPPKVIATTSIDKLRGPIYFVECDSEVLVIGYAGIKDC; encoded by the exons atgtcccCCTGGGCCTCATCTCTGCCGGGTGACTTGATTCGCCTGGTAGCTTCGCGCTTACTGGCCGGCGACCTTCTTGACTACGTCCGCTTCCGCGCCGTCTGCGCCCCGTGGCGATCCAGCACCGcctccccgcgcggccgcggggtCGTCGAACCACGCTTCCACCCGCGCCGTTGGGCGCTGCTGCCCGAAGGCCACGGCCTCTACCCCGGCCACCCCAAGCTGCACGGCTACGTCCGCTTCTTCAACCTCGACACGGGAGCCTTCGTCCGCGTCTTCATCCCGCTGTTCGACGACCACTGCGTCCTCGACTCCTACCAAGGCCTCCTCGTCCTGCAGCGGGACAGCGACACCGCCATCCGCCTGCTCCACCCTTTCACCGGCGACCTTGTTGACCTGCCACCACTCTCGACTCTCCTCCCGCAGATGCACCAAGACCTCCGTGGATTACCTGCGCGACGGAAGCTTCCATACCTCAGATACGTCTCTACTGCCGCTACCTTCGCCGATGGTGCCGTCACCGTCCTGCTTGCATTCTGTGACCTACATCGTGTGGCCGTCGCAACCTCACACGACCACCAATGGACTAAGTCCACCTGGTACTATGAAATAAATCATCCGCCCTTCTCGCACCAGGGCAAGTTTTACGGGGTCCATAGGCTTGGTGCTGACCGTTCATCACCAAAGATTTTCCAGATAGACACACCCCTTCCGGGTCAAGTGCTGCAACCCCCCAAGGTGATCGCCACAACTAGTATAGATAAACTACGTGGACCCATCTACTTCGTTGAGTGCGACTCAGAGGTCCTGGTGATTGGTTATGCTG GAATAAAGGACTGCTGA
- the LOC120650160 gene encoding globulin-1 S allele-like encodes MATARARTAPFLLVLLATLLCAAAVAASSWDDDREPSRCVRRCEDWPRHQRARCVQECRREEQERERERERERGGHELGRRRGEGSGDERESEGEGEQEQERSRRPYVFGRRSFRRVVRSEQGSVRALRPFHEASKLLRGIRDYRVAVLEANPRSFIVPSHTDAHCIGYVAQGEGVVATIENGERRSYTVKEGDVFVAPAGAVTYLANTDGRRKLVIAKILHTISVPGKFQFFFGAGGKNPESILSSFSKSVQRAAYKTSSERLERLFGKQDKGIIVRASEEQVRELRRHASEGGHAPHWPLPPFGESRGPYSLLDQRPSIANRHGQLYEADARSFRDLADHDVRVSLANISAGSMSAPFYNSRSIKIAYVLDGEGHVEIVCPHLAQGGGESGRRGGRSERWSRRGEEESSEESEEEEEAGQGYRTIRARVSRGTAFVVPVGHPVVEVASRGSNLQIVCFEVQADKNDRVYLAGANNALRKLDGAAKELAFAAPAREVDEVLDAQREQGFLPGPEESEREEERQGRRGRQEREREEEEGRRGRGRREELAETFLRLATGGV; translated from the exons ATGGCGACCGCCAGAGCCAGGACGGCTCctttcctcctcgtcctcctcgccaccctcctctgcgccgccgccgtcgccgcgtcgtCCTGGGACGACGACCGCGAGCCCTCGCGCTGCGTGCGGCGGTGCGAGGACTGGCCCCGGCACCAGCGCGCCCGGTGCGTGCAGGAGTGCCGCCgggaggagcaggagcgggagcgggagcgggagcgggagcggggcgggcacgagctcggccgccgccgcggcgaggggtCCGGTGACGAGCGCGagagcgagggcgagggcgagcaggagcaggagcggagCCGGCGGCCGTACGTGTTCGGCCGGCGCAGCTTCCGGCGCGTCGTCCGGAGCGAGCAGGGGTCCGTGAGGGCGCTCCGGCCGTTCCACGAGGCGTCCAAGCTCCTCCGCGGCATCCGCGACTACCGCGTCGCGGTGCTGGAGGCCAACCCGCGCTCCTTCATCGTGCCCAGCCACACCGACGCGCACTGCATCGGCTACGTCGCCCAAG GCGAGGGAGTGGTGGCGACGATCGAGAACGGCGAGCGGCGGTCGTACACCGTCAAGGAAGGCGACGTCTTCGTggcgccggccggggcggtcACCTACCTGGCCAACACCGACGGCCGGAGGAAGCTCGTCATCGCCAAGATCCTCCACACCATCTCCGTGCCTGGCAAGTTCCAG TTCTTCTTCGGCGCCGGCGGGAAGAACCCGGAGTCCATCCTCTCGAGCTTCAGCAAGAGCGTCCAGAGAGCCGCGTACAAGACCTCGAGCGAGCGGCTGGAGAGGCTGTTCGGGAAGCAGGACAAGGGGATCATCGTGCGCGCGTCGGAGGAGCAGGTCCGCGAGCTGCGCCGCCACGCCTCCGAGGGCGGCCACGCCCCGCACTGGCCGCTGCCGCCCTTCGGCGAGTCGCGCGGGCCCTACAGCCTCCTGGACCAGCGCCCCAGCATCGCCAACCGCCACGGCCAGCTCTACGAGGCCGACGCCCGCAGCTTCCGCGACCTCGCCGACCACGACGTCCGCGTCTCGCTCGCCAACATCTCCGCC GGGTCCATGAGCGCGCCCTTCTACAACAGCCGCTCGATCAAGATCGCCTACGTGCTGGACGGCGAGGGCCACGTCGAGATCGTGTGCCCGCACCtggcgcagggcggcggcgagagcggccGCCGTGGCGGCCGGAGCGAGCGCTGGAGcaggcgcggcgaggaggaatCATCCGAGGagtctgaggaggaggaggaagccgggCAGGGGTACCGCACCATCCGGGCGCGGGTGTCGCGCGGCACGGCGTTCGTGGTGCCCGTGGGCCACCCGGTCGTGGAGGTCGCCTCCCGGGGCAGCAACCTCCAGATCGTCTGCTTCGAGGTCCAGGCCGACAAGAACGACAGGGTGTACCTGGCCGGCGCCAACAACGCGCTCAGGAAGCTCGACGGCGCGGCCAAGGAGCTGGCgttcgcggcgccggcgcgggaggTGGACGAGGTGCTCGACGCGCAGCGCGAGCAGGGCTTCCTCCCGGGCCCGGAGGAGagcgagcgggaggaggagcgccaagggcgccgcggccgccaggaGCGCgagcgggaggaagaagaagggcgccgcggccgcgggcgccgcgagGAGCTGGCGGAGACGTTCCTGAGGCTGGCGACCGGCGGGGTGTGA
- the LOC120647722 gene encoding putative cyclin-dependent kinase F-2: MAACVVEAAAAAAAGRPTRKRTRVAMGTTEDYEETCRLGEGAFGAVVKARHRATGRPVAIKRLGAALGGHATLLREAQLLEAGGRDNPFVAGFRGLARNPATMAICLVMEFVGPSLDDLLSQRPTSGGSASPPLPEATVRAAMWQLLSGATKMHERRVIHRDIKPSNILVSGGSVVKICDFGLAMSMDEPPPHEQAGTLGYMAPEMLLEKPDYDERVDAWSLGCVMAELVNGWSPFQGLDDDTEEGQLRAIFDVLGVPDDTTWPWFSSTAFAAGRMPELDSSVPRRNRLREHFPETKLSEEGFEVLNGLLTCNPEKWLTAAAALRHPWFAKIDALELPMREEVAPALPKRVKRLRVLCP, from the coding sequence ATGGCCGCGTGCGTAgtagaggccgccgccgccgccgccgccgggcggccGACCCGCAAGAGGACGCGCGTCGCCATGGGCACCACGGAGGACTACGAGGAGACCTGCCGCCTCGGCGAGGGGGCCTTCGGCGCCGTGGTCAAggcgcgccaccgcgccaccgGCCGGCCCGTCGCCATCAAGCGCCTCGGCGCGGCCCTCGGCGGCCACGCCACGCTGCTGCGGGAGGCGCAGCTCCtcgaggccggcggccgcgacAACCCCTTCGTCGCCGGCTTCCGCGGCCTCGCCCGCAACCCGGCCACCATGGCCATCTGCCTCGTCATGGAGTTCGTGGGCCCCAGCCTCGACGACCTCCTCAGCCAGCGCCCCACCAGCGGGGGCAGCGCTAGCCCGCCGCTGCCCGAGGCCACGGTGCGCGCCGCCATGTGGCAGCTGCTCAGCGGCGCCACGAAGATGCATGAGCGCCGCGTCATCCACCGGGACATCAAGCCCTCCAACATCCTCGTCAGCGGCGGCAGCGTCGTCAAGATCTGCGACTTCGGGCTCGCCATGTCCATggacgagccgccgccgcacgagcAGGCCGGCACGCTGGGCTACATGGCGCCCGAGATGCTGCTGGAGAAgcccgactacgacgagcgcGTCGACGCCTGGTCGCTCGGCTGCGTCATGGCGGAGCTCGTCAACGGGTGGAGCCCGTTTCAGGGCCTCGACGACGACACCGAGGAAGGCCAGCTCCGCGCCATCTTCGACGTGCTCGGCGTGCCAGATGACACGACGTGGCCGTGGTTCTCGTCCACGGCGTTCGCCGCCGGGCGGATGCCGGAACTGGACAGCAGCGTGCCGCGGCGCAACCGACTGCGCGAGCACTTCCCGGAGACGAAGCTGTCGGAGGAAGGGTTCGAGGTCCTGAACGGGCTCCTCACGTGCAACCCGGAGAAGTGGCTCACGGCGGCCGCTGCGCTCAGGCACCCATGGTTCGCCAAGATCGACGCGCTGGAGCTGCCAATGAGAGAGGAAGTTGCACCGGCGTTGCCCAAGAGAGTGAAGAGGCTAAGGGTCTTGTGTCCATGA